From Cygnus atratus isolate AKBS03 ecotype Queensland, Australia chromosome 1, CAtr_DNAZoo_HiC_assembly, whole genome shotgun sequence, the proteins below share one genomic window:
- the PEX26 gene encoding peroxisome assembly protein 26 isoform X1, with amino-acid sequence MSSVPPACWSPLPAQAASLLEEAADLLVLHRDFAAALERCEAGCGSLGPGPGPGPGPDTGPGMDTGPESSAEVKCSLCVVGIQALAEMNRWREVLSWLLRYYHVPERLPPKIMELCILLYSKVGEPQVMLEVGSSWLRDLSNKSLPEYGSLLELYLLRVLLPLGLFKGAEELVDSCDVLNSEQKLAFFKSICECQCQWTQQEEMHSTDEEKQDKATETVLGALSQKLLTMLTLLRRALRSMSSHFYLLPYKKMLLATFLLYLVVVRLDPASPTSLPFLCKLVQLFRQAWAAVLSPIHRPPIRD; translated from the exons atgaGCAGCGTGCCGCCCGCCTGCTGGTCCCCGCTGCCGGCCCAGGCCGCCTCGCTGCTGGAGGAGGCGGCCGacctgctggtgctgcaccGCGACTTCGCCGCCGCCCTGGAGCGGTGTGAGGCGGGCTGCGGCAGCCtggggcccggccccggccccggccccggccccgacACCGGCCCCGGCATGGACACCGGCCCCGAGAG TTCTGCAGAAGTGAAGTGCTCCCTCTGTGTCGTGGGCATTCAGGCTCTGGCTGAGATGAACCGGTGGAGAGAAGTTCTGTCGTGGCTCCTGCGGTATTACCACGTCCCTGAACGTCTGCCTCCAAAAATTATGGAGCTGTG TATCCTGTTGTATAGCAAAGTGGGAGAGCCCCAGGTGATGCTGGAGGTTGGCAGTAGCTGGCTGAGAGACCTAAGCAATAAGAGCCTTCCTGAGTATGGTTCATTGCTGGAGCTCTATCTGTTGCGTGTGTTGCTTCCACTTGGCCTATTTAAGGGGGCAGAAGAGCTTGTAGACAGCTGTGATGTTTTAAACAGTGAGCAGAAGCTAGCATTTTTCAAGTCCATTTGTGAATGCCAATGTCAGTGGACTCAACAGGAAGAGATGCACTCAACTGATGAAGAGAAGCAAGACAAAGCAACAGAGACTGTGTTGG GTGCTCTGTCCCAAAAGCTCTTAACCATGTTGACATTGCTACGAAGAGCACTCAGGTCCATGTCAAGCCACTTCTATTTACTTCCTTACAAAAAGATGCTCTTGGCTACTTTTCTGCTGTACCTTGTGGTAGTGAGATTAGATCCGG cttctcccaCATCATTGCCATTCCTTTGCAAACTGGTCCAGCTCTTCCGACAGGCTTGGGCAGCTGTACTGTCTCCAATCCATAGGCCTCCGATTCGAGATTAA
- the PEX26 gene encoding peroxisome assembly protein 26 isoform X2 — protein MSSVPPACWSPLPAQAASLLEEAADLLVLHRDFAAALERCEAGCGSLGPGPGPGPGPDTGPGMDTGPESSAEVKCSLCVVGIQALAEMNRWREVLSWLLRYYHVPERLPPKIMELCILLYSKVGEPQVMLEVGSSWLRDLSNKSLPEYGSLLELYLLRVLLPLGLFKGAEELVDSCDVLNSEQKLAFFKSICECQCQWTQQEEMHSTDEEKQDKATETVLGALSQKLLTMLTLLRRALSFSHIIAIPLQTGPALPTGLGSCTVSNP, from the exons atgaGCAGCGTGCCGCCCGCCTGCTGGTCCCCGCTGCCGGCCCAGGCCGCCTCGCTGCTGGAGGAGGCGGCCGacctgctggtgctgcaccGCGACTTCGCCGCCGCCCTGGAGCGGTGTGAGGCGGGCTGCGGCAGCCtggggcccggccccggccccggccccggccccgacACCGGCCCCGGCATGGACACCGGCCCCGAGAG TTCTGCAGAAGTGAAGTGCTCCCTCTGTGTCGTGGGCATTCAGGCTCTGGCTGAGATGAACCGGTGGAGAGAAGTTCTGTCGTGGCTCCTGCGGTATTACCACGTCCCTGAACGTCTGCCTCCAAAAATTATGGAGCTGTG TATCCTGTTGTATAGCAAAGTGGGAGAGCCCCAGGTGATGCTGGAGGTTGGCAGTAGCTGGCTGAGAGACCTAAGCAATAAGAGCCTTCCTGAGTATGGTTCATTGCTGGAGCTCTATCTGTTGCGTGTGTTGCTTCCACTTGGCCTATTTAAGGGGGCAGAAGAGCTTGTAGACAGCTGTGATGTTTTAAACAGTGAGCAGAAGCTAGCATTTTTCAAGTCCATTTGTGAATGCCAATGTCAGTGGACTCAACAGGAAGAGATGCACTCAACTGATGAAGAGAAGCAAGACAAAGCAACAGAGACTGTGTTGG GTGCTCTGTCCCAAAAGCTCTTAACCATGTTGACATTGCTACGAAGAGCACTCAG cttctcccaCATCATTGCCATTCCTTTGCAAACTGGTCCAGCTCTTCCGACAGGCTTGGGCAGCTGTACTGTCTCCAATCCATAG
- the LOC118250070 gene encoding tubulin alpha-2 chain translates to MGRLPGRDCDLSSLHCDAAGPRQQRKNALPPLHQVACTTVETSVTTASASNPEKKHTGETMRECISVHIGQAGVQIGNACWELFCLEHSIQPDGTFSDPPSNDDSFATFFRETSSRKYVPRAIMVDLEPTVVDEVRTGTYRQLFHPEQLITGKEDAANNYARGHYSIGKDKIDMALDRIRKLADACSGLQGFLIFHSFGGGTGSGFTSLLMERLSVDYGKKSKLEFAIYPAPQVSTAVVEPYNSILTTHTTLEHSDCAFMVDNEAIYDICRRNLDIERPTYTNLNRLISQIVSSITASLRFDGALNVDLTEFQTNLVPYPRIHFPLVTYAPIISSDRAYHEQLSVAEITSSCFEPSNQMVKCDPRHGKYMACCMLYRGDVVPKDVNVAIAAIKTNRSLQFVDWCPTGFKVGINYQPPTATPGGDLAQVERAVCMLSNTTAIAEAWARLDHKFDLMYAKRAFVHWYVSEGMEEEEFAEAREDLSALEKDYEEVATDSFEEENDAGQP, encoded by the exons ATGGGAAGGTTGCCTGGGAGAGATTGTGACCTCTCCTCCCTACACTGTGATGCTGCAGGCCCCCGCCAGCAAAGAAAGAATGCGCTGCCCCCCTTGCATCAGGTTGCCTGTACAACAGTAGAAACATCAGTAACCACCGCTTCTGCATCCAatccagaaaagaaacacacaggAGAAACCATG CGCGAGTGCATCTCTGTTCACATTGGCCAAGCTGGAGTTCAAATTGGCAACGCGTGTTGGGAACTCTTCTGTCTGGAACACAGCATTCAGCCAGATGGCACCTTCAGCGACCCACCCAGCAATGACGACTCTTTTGCCACATTTTTCAGAGAGACGAGCAGTAGAAAATATGTACCCCGGGCTATTATGGTGGACTTAGAACCAACGGTAGTAG ATGAAGTGCGGACTGGCACCTACCGGCAGCTTTTCCACCCAGAACAGCTGATCACTGGAAAAGAAGATGCAGCAAATAATTATGCACGTGGCCACTACTCCATTGGCAAAGACAAAATTGACATGGCGTTAGATCGTATCCGCAAACTG GCTGATGCCTGTTCTGGACTGCAGGGATTCTTGATCTTCCACAGCTTTGGTGGAGGCACTGGCTCTGGCTTTACCTCCTTGCTGATGGAGCGCCTCTCTGTGGATTACGGAAAGAAGTCCAAACTAGAGTTTGCCATCTACCCAGCCCCTCAGGTCTCCACCGCTGTGGTGGAACCATACAATTCTATCCTCACCACACACACCACCCTGGAACACTCAGACTGTGCTTTTATGGTGGACAATGAGGCTATCTATGACATCTGTCGCAGAAACCTGGACATTGAGCGCCCAACTTACACTAACCTCAATCGACTCATCAGCCAGATTGTCTCCTCCATCACTGCCTCGCTGCGCTTTGATGGTGCCCTCAACGTGGATTTGACAGAATTCCAGACAAACCTGGTTCCCTACCCACGCATCCACTTCCCCTTAGTGACCTACGCCCCCATCATCTCTTCTGACAGAGCATATCACGAGCAGCTCTCGGTGGCTGAAAtcaccagctcctgctttgAGCCCAGCAACCAGATGGTGAAGTGTGACCCACGACACGGGAAGTACATGGCTTGCTGCATGCTCTATCGAGGTGATGTAGTTCCCAAAGATGTCAATGTAGCAATTGCTGCCATCAAGACCAACAGGTCCCTCCAGTTTGTTGACTGGTGTCCAACGGGCTTCAAG GTTGGGATCAACTATCAGCCTCCCACGGCTACGCCAGGAGGAGACCTTGCCCAAGTCGAGCGAGCAGTCTGCATGCTGAGTAATACCACAGCCATTGCAGAGGCCTGGGCAAGGCTCGACCACAAGTTTGATCTTATGTATGCCAAGAGAGCGTTTGTGCACTGGTATGTAAGTGAAGGCATGGAGGAAGAAGAATTTGCAGAAGCCCGAGAAGACTTGTCTGCCCTGGAGAAGGACTACGAGGAAGTAGCAACCGATTCATTTGAGGAAGAAAACGATGCAGGGCAACCTTAA
- the LOC118250138 gene encoding tubulin alpha-4 chain translates to MRECISIHVGQAGVQIGNACWELFCLEHGIQPDGTFRDQNSQLNYDDSFTTFFNETVTGKHVPRAVMVDLEPTVVDEVRAGTFRQLFHPEQLITGKEDAANNYARGHYTIGKESIDVVLDRVRKLTDACSGLQGFLIFHSFGGGTGSGFTSLLMERLSVDYGKKSKLEFAIYPAPQVSTAVVEPYNSILTTHTTLEHSDCAFMVDNEAIYDICRRNLDIERPTYTNLNRLISQIVSSITASLRFDGALNVDLTEFQTNLVPYPRIHFPLVTYAPIISSDRAYHEQLSVAEITSSCFEPNNQMVKCDPRHGKYMACCMLYRGDVVPKDVNVAIAAIKTKRNIQFVDWCPTGFKVGINYQPPTVVPGGDLAQVQRAVCMLSNTTAIAEAWARLDHKFDLMYAKRAFVHWYVGEGMEEGEFAEAREDLAALEKDYEEVGTDSFEEENDGE, encoded by the exons ATG CGTGAGTGCATCTCTATTCATGTTGGCCAGGCTGGAGTTCAGATAGGAAATGCGTGCTGGGAACTCTTCTGCCTGGAGCATGGCATTCAGCCGGATGGCACCTTCAGGGACCAGAACAGTCAACTCAACTACGATGACTCTTTTACCACGTTTTTCAATGAAACAGTCACTGGGAAGCACGTGCCACGGGCTGTAATGGTGGATTTGGAACCAACTGTAGTAG ATGAAGTGCGGGCTGGCACCTTCCGGCAGCTTTTTCATCCAGAACAACTGATCACTGGAAAGGAAGATGCAGCTAACAACTATGCTCGTGGCCACTACACCATTGGCAAGGAAAGCATTGATGTGGTACTTGATCGTGTTCGTAAGCTG ACAGATGCCTGTTCTGGACTGCAGGGATTCTTGATCTTCCACAGCTTTGGTGGAGGCACTGGCTCTGGCTTTACCTCCTTGCTGATGGAGCGCCTCTCTGTGGATTACGGAAAGAAGTCCAAACTAGAGTTTGCCATCTACCCAGCCCCTCAGGTCTCCACCGCTGTGGTGGAACCATACAATTCTATCCTCACCACACACACCACCCTGGAACACTCAGACTGTGCTTTTATGGTGGACAATGAGGCTATCTATGACATCTGTCGCAGAAACCTGGACATTGAGCGCCCAACTTACACTAACCTCAATCGACTCATCAGCCAGATTGTCTCCTCCATCACTGCCTCGCTGCGCTTTGATGGTGCCCTCAACGTGGATCTGACAGAATTCCAGACAAACCTGGTTCCCTACCCACGCATCCACTTCCCCTTAGTGACCTATGCCCCCATCATCTCTTCTGACAGAGCATATCACGAGCAGCTCTCGGTGGCTGAAAtcaccagctcctgctttgAGCCCAACAACCAGATGGTGAAGTGTGACCCACGACACGGGAAGTACATGGCTTGCTGCATGCTCTATCGAGGTGATGTAGTTCCCAAAGATGTCAATGTAGCAATTGCTGCCATCAAGACCAAGAGAAATATCCAGTTTGTTGACTGGTGTCCTACAGGCTTCAAG GTTGGGATCAACTATCAGCCTCCCACAGTAGTTCCTGGCGGAGACCTTGCCCAGGTTCAGCGAGCAGTCTGTATGCTGAGCAACACCACAGCCATTGCAGAGGCCTGGGCAAGGCTCGACCACAAGTTTGATCTGATGTACGCCAAGAGAGCGTTTGTGCACTGGTATGTGGGTGAAGGTATGGAGGAAGGAGAATTTGCAGAGGCTCGTGAGGACCTAGCTGCCCTGGAGAAGGACTATGAAGAAGTGGGAACTGACtcatttgaagaagaaaatgatggggaataa